Below is a genomic region from Patescibacteria group bacterium.
GCGCATGACGTCCATGAATTAGGCAATCTGCCCGTGCCTTTGCATATCCGCAACGCGCCGACCAAATTAATGAAAGATTTAAATTACGGCAAAGATTATAAATATTCGCCTGACTACGGCTATAAAGAAAAGCAGGAGTATTTGCCGGAAAAGCTGAAAAATAAAAAATATTTAAAATAAAATTATGGATTATTCTAAACCATCAATCGCTCTGCATAAAAAATTCAGAGGGAAAATTGAAATCAAAGCGAAAATCAAGCTAAAAACCAAAGATGATTTGTCGCTGGCTTATACGCCGGGCGTGGCCGCGGTGTCTTCGGCTATCGGCCGGGATAAAAAATTATCCTGGCAATTAACCAACCGCGCCAATCAGGTCGCGATCGTTACTGACGGCACGGCGATTTTAGGCTTGGGCGATTTAGGGCCGGAAGCGGCCATGCCGGTTATGGAAGGCAAGTCGGCGATTTTTAAAGAGTTTGCCGATATTGACGCGGTGCCGCTATGCATCAATACGACCGACACGGAAGAAATTATTAATTTTTGCAAGCAGATTGAGCCGAGCTTCGGCGGCATAAATCTAGAAGATATTTCGGCTCCGCGCTGTTTTGAAATTTTGGAGCGGCTGGAAAAAGAATTGTCCATTCCGGTTTTTCATGACGATCAGGACGGCACGGCCATCGTGGTTTTAGCCGCTTTGATTAATGCCTGTAAAGTCATGGGCAAAGCCATGAAAAATTTGCGGATCGTCATAAACGGCGCCGGCGCGGCCGGCATCGCGGCGGCGCGCTTGCTTTTAGCGGTTGGCGTTAGCGATTTGATTTTACTGGACAGCCAAGGCATAATTTGCGCCGGCAGAGAAAATTTAAATCCGATTAAATGCAAGTTCGCTTTAAAGACTAATAAGAAGAAAATTAACGGCGGTTTGGCCGACGCTTTGCTCGGCGCCGATGTTTTTATAGGCCTGTCCAAGCCGAATTTAGTGACCGCGGCCATGGTTAAATCAATGAACCCGGAGCCGATTATTTTCGCCATGGCTAATCCTACGCCGGAAATTATGCCCGACTTGGCTATAAAAGCTGGAGCCGGCATAGTTGGCACCGGCCGATCGGATTTTCCCAATCAGATTAACAACGCTTTGGTTTTTCCCGGAATTTTCCGCGGCCTGCTAGACAACCGGGTAAAACAGGTAACGACTAAAATAAAAATTAAAGCGGCTCTGGCTTTGGCCGGCGTCATTAAGCCGAGTAAAAATCAGATTTTGCCTTTGATTACGGATAAGAAAGTGGTCAAAGCCATAGCTAAAGCGGTGAGATAAACATAATTTGTCATTGCGGCCACCGAGCCGCAATCTAGTAATTAGCCGCAGGAAGATGAAACCCAATCCAACCGATTTACCTATTACTCATTTGAACATTTATTTATGCCTGTTTATATATATTATCATCCTGTCGCTCCGCTAGGGTTACTTTCTTATAACTAAGAAAGTAACCAAACCTGCCTGCCGGTAGGCAGGGAAGTTTTGGGGTGCCTCAATTGGCTATCACGCCAATTAATCTTCCTGCTGTAAGCCATGTCGCCAATTCGTCACCCCAAACCCCAAGGTGATTTTAATTTATTTATTGAATTATATATGGAAAAGCCCAAACTTCTGCTTCATATCTGCTGCGTCGGCTGCGGCGTTTATGTCAGCCGGCAGCTTAAGCAGGATTATGATGTAATACTGTTTTTTTATAATCCCAATATTTGGCCGGAAGAAGAATATAAAAAGAGATTGGCCGAAGCGGAAAAAATAGCCGAACAATTTAATTTGGAGTTGATTAAAGGCGAGTATGAACATGATAAATGGCTTAAGGCGGCGCGCGGGCATGAAAGCGATCCGGAAAAAGGCCAGCGCTGCTTAATCTGCTATAAGTTCAGATTAGGCGCGGCCGCGGCCATGGCTAAAAAAATAAACTGCGCTTATCTGGCAACCACTCTGACCACCAGCCCGCATAAAGACGCTTCGGCTATAAATAAAATCGGCGAGCAGGCGGCCGGGGAATACGGCTTGAAATTTTTAGCCGGCGATTTTAAAAAGCAAGACGGCTTTAAAAAATCAGCCGCGCTCGCCAAAGAACTAAATTTATACCGCCAGAATTATTGCGGCTGTGAATTCAGCCGTAAGGAATAATAAGTTATAATTTGTCTTTCAGCGGTTTTTTATGTTATAATTTAAGGAGTTTTATATATAATACATAATTCTATGCTACCAGAAAAATGGCAGGAAATAGTCGGCAACATTAAAGACAATTTTAAAGTTGAAGAGAGCGGCAGCGAGCATCTTAACGACGAAGGCGGCGCGGATGTTGAATATATAGTTTTTAACGGCCCTTTGGGCAGAATGAGATTGGAGTTTGTTTCCAAACCGGTAATTTTAGATAAAAAAACCAAATATTCAAACCGCATCGGTTCGGAAACGGTAATTGATTATATCTACAGCCCGGATGAAAAATCCCATAAATTAAAAGCCTATAAATGGGATGAGGCGGTAAACGATTGGCTGGAAATGGAAGCTAAAAAGTTTGATTTATAAAAGCTTTAAAAACTTTTTTAGAAAAAGTTTTTCCCCCTCCGGGGATAAATAATATTTTCAAAAAATATATTGTATCAAATAAAATTTTATAGCGGGCAAACCTGCCTGCCGGTAGGCAGGGCCCTACGGCCATAAAATTTTAATTTGATGATTTCCGACTTTAAAAACTTTTTCCCCGATGAGCGGGATAAACAAAAAATATATGGACAAAAAACAAGTCACCTTGATTTTTCTGTTAGCGATTTTATTTGCACTGGTTTTGTATTTAATTTTTACTTCAGGATCAATCAAAGAGGCGGGTAAGCCCGCGGAGCAGACAAAGCAGGATAATTCCGCTTTGCTGGAAAACGATTATAAGCTAAAGGCTAAAGAATTTTTTACGGCTTTTGAAAATTTAATCAAGGACAGCAGTTTTACCGAAGAAAACATTACGGAATTGAAAAATAAATTGTTAAGCTTAAAAGTGCCGGTAAAATTTAAAGAGCTGCACATACAATTTGTCTTGGCTTTGACTAAAATGGAAAATTATTTCAGGCAAAAAGACGAGCAGGAAAAAAGCAATAGCTTGCAGGCGGTTAACCAGCTAAAGGCTGACTATAGCTGGTTAAATAAATAAGCCATAAATTTTTTATTTGATAGAATATTTACATGAAATTAAATCGTCTTCTGCCATTAATTATACCTTTAGCGGTTTATGCTTTGGCTGAAATGTATTTTTTTTATCCCAAGCTGATTTATCTGGCCGTTGTTTTAATAAATTTGTTGATATTTTTCGCGGTTTGGCAGTTTTGCCGGGCGAGCCAAGTTGATAAAGAGTGGTGGAATTATTTAATCTTGCCGGCCGTTATGTCTACGGCCGTTATGGCCTACTCGGTTTTTTTAAGCTCTAAAGCGGCGATTCAGCTGCTGTTTATTTTAAATTTGGTGTTTTTGTATTTTTATTTGCGCTATATTTATTATTATCTTTTAAGCCCGAGCCAATACGAAATTTTCAGCATAGAGAATTTTTCTTCTTACGTTAGCTGGTTCAGTTTTTTTCTTTTTTCGGCCACGATATACGGCTTACAGTCATTTTTAAATTTACCGATTTTCCGCCTGGCGTTAATTATGCTAGCCGTAGCGGCTTTAATCGTTTATCAGGTTATCTGGGTGAATAAGATTGATTTTAAAAAAGGTTTGCCCTATATTTTAATTAGTTGTTTTATTTTAGTTGAATTATGCTGGTCAATTTCTTTTTTGCCTTTTAATTATAATATTTCCGGGCTTTGCCTGGCTATTTGCTTTTACGTGATTATCGGCCTGATTAAAAACCATTTGCTTGATAAATTGGATATGGCCAGAATAAAAATGTATTTAATTTTAGGGTCAGCCAGTTTATTATTAATATTATTCACGGCCCGGTGGCTTTAGCGCGTTTTAATAATTAATTTTTTTAAAGCTATGAATTATATAAAAGAATTTTTTAAAAAACATAAATTTGTTTTTCTGGCGGTAATTATTTTAATTTTAGGAATTGGCGGCGGCTTATTCGGCGATATAATCGCTAAGTCTTATTTGTTCGACGCCTCGTCTGGTTTTTCTTTCGGTAATTTTGATTTTTCCCAGGGGCAATTCAGGGATCAGGGCATAGTAATCAGCAATGCTAAAAATGTTATCGTGCAAGAGGACGTAAAAATAGAAGAAACCATTAATTCGGTTGGCGCCAGCCTGGCCGGCATTTATAAAAAGCAGAAACTTATTAAGTCAAGCAATGTTTTTTCTCCGAATAATTTTTATAAAATAAGCGACGCGGCCGGGCAGGGCTTTATCATAACTTCGGACGGCTGGATAGTAACTACCTTAGCGCTGGATAAAATCTACGCCGATTATGTGGTTATTACCAAAGATAAAAAAATATACCAGATTGACAAAGCCGTTAGCGACAGTGCTACCGGATTTAATTTTATTCATGTCGCGGCCAGAGATTTCCCGGTGAGGAAATTCGCGGCCAAGCAGGATATTAAGAGAGGCAATTCAACTGTTAGCGTAAATTGGCTGGAATTAAGCTGGGTTTCTTCAGTTCTCGGATTTAAAGAAAAAAGCGGGCTCGTAGAGTCAAGCGATAATTTTTCCACCAAGTTAATTTTAAATAATGGCGTGCCGGAGGAGTTTAAAGGTTCGGTTGTTTTTAATTTGGCCGGCGACGCTTTAGGAATAGTTGACGCCAAAGGAGAAATTGAGCCTATGGCGCATTTGGCGGCCGTGGTTAATAGTTTGTTTAAAAATAAAGCTATAATCAGGCCGAGTCTGGGAATTAATTATATTAATTTAGCGCTATTTGTCGCTATAGATGAGCAAAATAATTATTGGCAGAAGGGCGTAATTATCTATAAAGATCAAAAAGGCATCGCGGTTAAAAAAGGCAGTCCGGCGGCTTTGGCCGGTTTGCGCGAGCAGGATATTATAATTTCGGTTGATAATGTTAATCTTGATAAAAGCAACGGTTTGGCGGATATTATTCAGAGCCGCGCGGCCGGAGATAAAATCAATTTAGTGATTATGCGCGATGGCGTTCAAAAAGAAGTTGAAGTTGTTTTAGCGGAGCAGAAATAGAAAAAAGCGATAAATCACAGCCTGCTTAGCCTAAGTTACGCAGGTTTTTATTTTAAGCGGTTTATGTTATAATAATGAGTATTAGATACGACATTTTAGCTTACACAAAATTTATTAAATTTTCTACTGCGCCTGCCTGCCGGTAGGCAGGGAACTCGTCCGCCTATTGGCGTCCTCAAACAGTCCTCGCACGAAAATTTAACAAATTTTGTGTAAGCAATCGATGGTAAGTAATAGTGTTTATGAAGATAAAATCCATTAGAAATGTTAAAAATTTGGCGGGCAAGGCTGTTTTATTGCGCGCTGACTTGAACGTGCCGATGAAAAATCGCCTGATTAAGAGCGAATATAAAATTGTAGCGACGCTACCTACCATCCGCTATTTATTAAGGCATAACTCAAAAATAATCATCGCTACCCACATGGATAAGGATAATTCGGCTAAACCGGCGGCTAAAAGATTAGCCGAGCTTCTAAATAAGAAGATACTATTCCTTAATGACTGCGCCGGCAGAAAAGCCAAAGAAGCCGCGGGGAAAATGGAAAATAGGGACATAATTTTTTTGGAAAATTTGCGCTTTAATCCGGGCGAGGAAGAAAATGATAAAAAATTCGCCAGGGAGCTGGCCGGCTTGGCTGATATTTACGTCAACGATTCTTTCGGCGTTGACCACCGCGACCACGCCTCGCTTAGCGCCATTAAAAAATATCTGCCTAGTTACGCCGGCCTGCTTTTAGAAAAAGAAATTTTAAATTTGCATAAAATTTTAGAGCCTAAAGAGCCTTTGATTGCCATAATCGGCGGCGCTAAAATCCAGACTAAAATTTCCTTGATAAAAAAATTAGCTAAAAAATCCTACCGGGTTTTAATCGGCGGCGCTTTGGCTAATAATTTTATCGCCGCCCATGGTTTTAAAATCGGCAAGTCGCTCGCCGATAAAGCCAGCATAAAAATAGCGGCCGAGCTGGCTAAAAAATATAAAAATATCCTTTTGCCGGTTGACGTTATCGTGGCTAAAAAAATTAACAGTAAAAACGCGGAAGTTAAGCCGGTCAACCAGGTAGCTAAAGACGATATTATTTTAGATATCGGGCCGCGGACGGTTAAATTATTCGTAAATTTTATCAGGCAGGCCAACACCATAATTTGGAACGGCCCGCTGGGCTATTTTGAAAATGAGCATTTTAAGCACGGCACTTTGTCCATCGCCCGCTTCGTGGCCGCCCGCTCCACCGGTTCGGCTTTCGGCGCGGTCGGCGGCGGCGAAACCATTGAAGCGCTGAAGCTTACTAAAATGGATCATTATATTGACTGGATTTCCACCGGCGGGGGAGCCATGCTGGCTTATTTAAGCGGCGAGAAGATGCCCGGGCTCAAAGGGATTGTGAAATAATTTTTTTTAAAATATTTATTAATTAAAAAAAGTTTATGAAAAAATTAAAGTTCGGAAAAATGTTCGTGGCTATAACTTTTTTTATCATAACAAGCGTTGTTGGTATTTTAAGCGTTTTGTCAGTTAAAGCGACCGATGATCTCTCTTGCGCTCAAGTTATTACTCCGGCTCAAAATTCCACAACCGGTGAATGTAAAGATTTTTCTACTCCTTGCGATGTACCGGTCGGATGGAACAAGGTAGAAAGTTGTCCGATTTCTTCGGATAAATTAACTATTACTGTCCTTTCGCCGAACGGCGGGGAAACATGGGCAAAAGGAACAAAACAGACGATTAAGTGGCAAGACAACACGCCCACGCCGACATGTACCAACTCAACCTCTTCTGGTATTTCCTCAACTTGCGCTGATAATGCGCGTTTGTATGATATCAATCTAGTCACTTATTCCTCGCCTTGCCCGGCAGGTATGGCTTGCGTGCAATCTGCTTCCGCTATCTACAAAATTGTTAAAAATATTTCTGTCAACTATTACAATTGGATTATTGGCGCGATTCAAGAACTATCCGACGGACTTGTTCCTGAAGGTTCTTATACCATTCAAGTTTGCCAGTCTGGCACTTCAACTTGCGACTCAAGCGATAGCTATTTTAAGATTGCCGATCAGCCGAAGGTATGTGCTGCTTGTGTCGGTGGAGCAGATACCGGGAAGACAGATGCAAATGGTTGCCCAATTTATTTATGTCCGGGGCAAACATGTGGTGTGCCTGTCTGCAAAGATGGTTCCAAACTTTATG
It encodes:
- a CDS encoding NADP-dependent malic enzyme, which produces MDYSKPSIALHKKFRGKIEIKAKIKLKTKDDLSLAYTPGVAAVSSAIGRDKKLSWQLTNRANQVAIVTDGTAILGLGDLGPEAAMPVMEGKSAIFKEFADIDAVPLCINTTDTEEIINFCKQIEPSFGGINLEDISAPRCFEILERLEKELSIPVFHDDQDGTAIVVLAALINACKVMGKAMKNLRIVINGAGAAGIAAARLLLAVGVSDLILLDSQGIICAGRENLNPIKCKFALKTNKKKINGGLADALLGADVFIGLSKPNLVTAAMVKSMNPEPIIFAMANPTPEIMPDLAIKAGAGIVGTGRSDFPNQINNALVFPGIFRGLLDNRVKQVTTKIKIKAALALAGVIKPSKNQILPLITDKKVVKAIAKAVR
- a CDS encoding phosphoglycerate kinase — its product is MKIKSIRNVKNLAGKAVLLRADLNVPMKNRLIKSEYKIVATLPTIRYLLRHNSKIIIATHMDKDNSAKPAAKRLAELLNKKILFLNDCAGRKAKEAAGKMENRDIIFLENLRFNPGEEENDKKFARELAGLADIYVNDSFGVDHRDHASLSAIKKYLPSYAGLLLEKEILNLHKILEPKEPLIAIIGGAKIQTKISLIKKLAKKSYRVLIGGALANNFIAAHGFKIGKSLADKASIKIAAELAKKYKNILLPVDVIVAKKINSKNAEVKPVNQVAKDDIILDIGPRTVKLFVNFIRQANTIIWNGPLGYFENEHFKHGTLSIARFVAARSTGSAFGAVGGGETIEALKLTKMDHYIDWISTGGGAMLAYLSGEKMPGLKGIVK
- a CDS encoding S1C family serine protease; amino-acid sequence: MNYIKEFFKKHKFVFLAVIILILGIGGGLFGDIIAKSYLFDASSGFSFGNFDFSQGQFRDQGIVISNAKNVIVQEDVKIEETINSVGASLAGIYKKQKLIKSSNVFSPNNFYKISDAAGQGFIITSDGWIVTTLALDKIYADYVVITKDKKIYQIDKAVSDSATGFNFIHVAARDFPVRKFAAKQDIKRGNSTVSVNWLELSWVSSVLGFKEKSGLVESSDNFSTKLILNNGVPEEFKGSVVFNLAGDALGIVDAKGEIEPMAHLAAVVNSLFKNKAIIRPSLGINYINLALFVAIDEQNNYWQKGVIIYKDQKGIAVKKGSPAALAGLREQDIIISVDNVNLDKSNGLADIIQSRAAGDKINLVIMRDGVQKEVEVVLAEQK
- a CDS encoding epoxyqueuosine reductase QueH, with product MEKPKLLLHICCVGCGVYVSRQLKQDYDVILFFYNPNIWPEEEYKKRLAEAEKIAEQFNLELIKGEYEHDKWLKAARGHESDPEKGQRCLICYKFRLGAAAAMAKKINCAYLATTLTTSPHKDASAINKIGEQAAGEYGLKFLAGDFKKQDGFKKSAALAKELNLYRQNYCGCEFSRKE